A genomic window from Streptomyces sp. NBC_01429 includes:
- a CDS encoding amino acid adenylation domain-containing protein: MATPEGTGERHPLLAAQEGIWTGQQLDRGSPAYNTAEYVRIDGPVDAGALDRALHQVVAETEALNVAFVADDLGRPWQIDVPAVDWQPHILDLSAEPDPHAAAMAWMARDMAHPVDLKKGPVFGHALLRTAPGTHLWYHRVHHIALDGFGLSLVARRVAQVYTALMDGVPVEAAGFGPLESVRAEERAYRASPRWAKDRDYWTTRFADRPPVASPAGLTALPAATFLRSVTDLGAEETETMRAVARELSVTWSEVVLAVTAAYLSRATGAAETVLSLPVMGRLGSVSLRVPAMVRNIIPLRIAVTGEDSLRTLVTGVSAELRAGLPHQRYRYEQLRRDLKLVGGQRRLSGPGVNIMPFEYDLRFAGHRSSVHNVSAGPVDDLAVNVYDRAEGAGLRIAFDANPDLYDQAELAAHQQGLLSLLRAAVAAPDRALYESGGRAPVTVLDGGPLPGPVRPVLSLIADHAARRGRAVAVEHDGRAVTYAELFCSARDLARRLAARDIGPGALVAVVLPRGIEVVTAILGILLSGAAYCPLDPGAPASRTAALLDDAEPALVLTSGTSTGGFGDHAVLRLDLPETEARGPQPAAPSPADPAYVIYTSGSTGRPKGVEISHAALAGFVSGATHRYGLGANDRVLQFAPPHFDASVEEIFLTLCAGATLVVRTDDMTESVPRLMDACDRLRISVLDLPTAYWHELAYALSTDAVVLPPGVRTVIIGGEAALPERADRWREAVGTSVALFNTYGPTEATVVATVASLHDTALAPGDVPIGLPLPGTRAAVVDGELYLLGENLALGYRGGRAPDQSRFAPLGRLPGSPRAYRTGDLVRFGNDGQLRFVGRADTEFKISGHRVHPAEIETVLLTHPRIREAAVVGQLLPDGTRRLVAHLVTEDPPPSAAEIRDHARERLPAAVIPSAIEFHERLPRTGSGKIDRTALSAPTAPAAPAVAAPSAAGPVERTITGIWQQILGADQVSASDDIFDLGARSLQAIQAANRLGIELEREIRVAWLFQHPTATGLAEFLEHQSQTSALAPGLPTALLTDTVLDDNIRPRTAPRATTEPRKILLTGATGFLGTHLLAELLATTSAEIVCLVRAADPAEAATRVRQALDTQRIRVSEPAWKRVTAVPADLTHRRLGLEPALFTELAETCDAIFHNAATVSILRDYASLRAANTESTRQLLRMAAVSSTPLHLVSTLSVAPPLSHNTEVPETFLPSHPGLRSGYQQSKWASERLVEQAAERGLPVTVHRLGRVVGPAGTGYVNEQDFLWSVLRAGIPAGILPDDLFEAETWTPVDHVAQAVVRLSLGPRRPGSTVFNHAPRPPVRLADVYAWVRAYGYAVQHMPLARWRSELPRSADVAATTLAFFDSWSTDDTDNSDGPELRLGHVRADNVRTGLRGTGISCPPLDRDLMFRYLDHCVSAGSLPAPADRRPRLSPSAK; the protein is encoded by the coding sequence GTGGCGACACCTGAGGGAACCGGGGAGCGCCACCCGCTGCTGGCCGCCCAGGAGGGAATCTGGACCGGCCAGCAGCTCGACCGGGGCAGCCCCGCCTACAACACGGCTGAATACGTGCGGATAGACGGCCCGGTGGATGCCGGGGCCCTGGACCGGGCCCTGCACCAGGTGGTCGCCGAGACGGAGGCCCTCAACGTGGCCTTCGTCGCCGACGACCTGGGGCGGCCCTGGCAGATCGACGTCCCGGCCGTCGACTGGCAGCCGCACATCCTGGACCTCAGCGCCGAGCCGGACCCGCACGCGGCGGCCATGGCGTGGATGGCGCGGGACATGGCCCACCCCGTCGACCTCAAGAAGGGCCCCGTCTTCGGCCACGCCCTGCTGCGGACCGCGCCCGGCACCCACCTCTGGTACCACCGCGTCCACCACATCGCGCTCGACGGATTCGGACTCTCCCTGGTGGCCCGCAGGGTCGCCCAGGTCTACACGGCCCTGATGGACGGCGTACCCGTCGAGGCCGCCGGCTTCGGCCCGCTGGAATCGGTCCGGGCCGAGGAGCGCGCCTACCGGGCGTCGCCCCGCTGGGCCAAGGACCGGGACTACTGGACGACGCGCTTCGCGGACCGTCCGCCCGTCGCCTCCCCGGCCGGGCTGACGGCCCTGCCCGCCGCCACCTTCCTCCGGAGCGTCACGGACCTCGGGGCCGAGGAGACCGAAACGATGCGTGCCGTGGCGCGCGAGCTGTCGGTTACCTGGTCCGAAGTCGTCCTGGCCGTCACCGCCGCGTATCTGAGCCGGGCGACCGGAGCTGCCGAGACCGTGCTCAGCCTGCCGGTGATGGGCCGCCTCGGTTCGGTCTCCTTGCGTGTCCCGGCCATGGTGCGCAACATCATTCCGCTGCGTATCGCCGTCACCGGAGAGGACAGCCTGCGCACACTGGTGACGGGGGTCTCCGCTGAACTCCGGGCCGGGCTGCCGCACCAGCGCTACCGCTACGAACAGTTGCGCCGCGACCTCAAACTGGTCGGCGGGCAGCGCAGGTTGTCCGGGCCCGGTGTCAACATCATGCCCTTCGAGTACGACCTGCGCTTCGCCGGACACCGCAGCAGCGTCCACAACGTCTCCGCCGGCCCCGTCGACGACCTGGCGGTCAACGTCTACGACCGTGCCGAAGGCGCGGGGCTGCGAATCGCCTTCGACGCCAACCCCGACCTCTACGACCAAGCGGAACTCGCCGCCCATCAGCAAGGGCTGCTCTCCCTGCTCCGTGCGGCCGTCGCGGCTCCCGACCGGGCACTGTACGAGTCCGGCGGCCGGGCGCCCGTCACGGTGCTCGACGGAGGGCCGCTCCCCGGGCCCGTCCGCCCCGTACTCAGTCTGATCGCCGACCACGCGGCCCGGCGCGGTCGGGCCGTCGCCGTCGAACACGACGGGCGCGCGGTCACCTACGCGGAGCTGTTCTGCTCGGCAAGGGACTTGGCCCGCAGGCTCGCCGCCCGGGACATCGGTCCTGGCGCTCTGGTCGCCGTGGTGCTGCCACGGGGGATCGAGGTCGTCACCGCGATCCTCGGCATCCTGCTGTCCGGTGCCGCCTACTGCCCCCTCGACCCGGGCGCGCCGGCCTCCCGTACGGCCGCCCTGCTCGACGACGCCGAGCCCGCCCTCGTCCTCACCTCCGGAACCAGTACGGGCGGCTTCGGCGACCACGCCGTACTCCGGCTCGACCTGCCGGAAACCGAGGCGCGCGGCCCACAACCCGCGGCACCGTCCCCCGCCGACCCGGCCTACGTCATCTACACCTCCGGCTCCACGGGACGGCCCAAGGGAGTGGAGATCAGTCACGCGGCGCTGGCCGGCTTCGTCAGCGGTGCCACCCACCGCTACGGACTGGGCGCGAACGACCGTGTCCTGCAATTCGCGCCCCCGCACTTCGACGCCAGCGTCGAGGAAATCTTCCTCACCCTGTGCGCGGGCGCCACCCTCGTGGTCCGCACCGACGACATGACCGAGTCGGTGCCCCGGCTCATGGACGCCTGCGACCGGCTGCGTATCAGCGTCCTCGACCTGCCCACCGCCTACTGGCACGAACTGGCCTACGCCCTCTCTACCGATGCCGTCGTCCTTCCGCCGGGGGTACGGACCGTGATCATCGGCGGCGAGGCCGCCCTGCCCGAGCGAGCCGACCGCTGGCGCGAGGCCGTCGGCACATCGGTCGCCCTCTTCAACACCTACGGACCGACCGAGGCCACCGTGGTGGCCACCGTCGCCTCGCTCCACGACACGGCTCTGGCACCTGGGGACGTCCCGATCGGGCTGCCGTTGCCCGGCACCCGTGCCGCTGTCGTCGACGGGGAGCTGTACCTCCTGGGCGAGAACCTGGCTCTCGGCTACCGGGGCGGCCGGGCGCCCGACCAGTCCCGCTTCGCCCCGCTCGGCCGCCTGCCCGGAAGCCCGCGCGCCTACCGCACCGGCGATCTGGTGCGGTTCGGCAACGACGGACAGCTGCGCTTCGTCGGCCGGGCGGACACGGAATTCAAGATCAGCGGACACCGTGTCCACCCCGCCGAGATCGAGACCGTACTCCTCACCCACCCCCGGATCCGGGAAGCCGCCGTCGTGGGACAACTGCTGCCGGACGGGACCCGGCGCCTGGTGGCCCACCTCGTCACGGAGGACCCGCCACCGTCCGCGGCGGAGATCAGGGACCACGCACGCGAGAGGCTGCCCGCCGCGGTGATCCCGTCCGCCATCGAGTTCCATGAACGGCTGCCCCGTACGGGCTCCGGAAAGATCGACCGAACCGCGCTCAGCGCCCCGACCGCGCCAGCGGCACCGGCAGTCGCGGCTCCCTCGGCCGCAGGCCCCGTGGAACGGACCATCACCGGCATCTGGCAGCAGATCCTCGGCGCCGACCAGGTCTCCGCGTCCGACGACATCTTCGATCTGGGCGCCCGGTCGCTCCAGGCCATCCAGGCCGCCAACCGGCTCGGCATCGAACTGGAACGCGAGATCCGGGTCGCCTGGCTCTTCCAGCACCCGACCGCGACCGGACTGGCGGAGTTCCTTGAGCATCAGTCACAGACGTCGGCGCTCGCCCCCGGGCTCCCGACAGCCCTCCTGACCGACACCGTTCTCGACGACAACATCCGCCCCCGCACCGCTCCCCGGGCGACCACCGAGCCGCGGAAGATCCTGCTCACAGGTGCCACCGGCTTCCTCGGCACACATCTGCTGGCCGAACTCCTGGCCACCACCAGCGCCGAAATCGTCTGCCTCGTCCGCGCGGCCGACCCTGCCGAGGCCGCCACCCGCGTCCGACAGGCTCTCGACACCCAGCGGATACGAGTCAGCGAACCGGCCTGGAAACGGGTCACCGCGGTCCCCGCCGACCTGACCCACCGCCGTCTCGGCCTGGAACCGGCCCTGTTCACCGAACTCGCCGAAACCTGCGACGCGATCTTCCACAACGCCGCCACCGTCAGCATCCTGCGCGACTACGCCAGCCTCCGCGCCGCCAACACCGAATCCACCCGGCAGCTGCTCCGCATGGCAGCCGTAAGTTCGACGCCACTGCATCTGGTCTCCACCCTGTCGGTCGCCCCACCGCTCAGCCACAACACCGAGGTACCCGAAACCTTCCTGCCGTCCCACCCCGGACTGCGCTCCGGCTACCAGCAGTCGAAATGGGCCTCCGAACGTCTGGTGGAGCAGGCCGCCGAGCGCGGACTGCCCGTCACCGTGCACCGGCTGGGCCGGGTCGTCGGCCCGGCCGGCACCGGCTACGTGAACGAACAGGACTTCCTGTGGAGCGTGCTCCGGGCGGGCATCCCGGCAGGCATCCTCCCCGACGACCTCTTCGAGGCCGAGACCTGGACACCGGTCGACCACGTGGCCCAAGCCGTCGTACGCCTCAGCCTGGGCCCGCGCCGCCCCGGCAGCACCGTCTTCAACCACGCCCCCCGGCCGCCGGTGCGACTGGCCGATGTCTACGCCTGGGTGCGCGCTTACGGCTACGCCGTCCAGCACATGCCGTTGGCCCGCTGGCGGAGCGAACTGCCACGCTCCGCCGATGTCGCCGCGACCACTCTCGCCTTCTTCGACTCCTGGAGTACCGACGACACCGACAACTCGGACGGTCCCGAACTGCGCCTGGGACACGTACGCGCGGACAACGTCCGAACCGGCCTGCGAGGTACCGGCATCTCCTGTCCCCCGCTCGACCGCGACCTCATGTTCCGCTACCTCGACCACTGCGTATCCGCCGGCTCACTACCCGCCCCGGCCGACCGACGGCCCCGTCTGTCGCCCTCGGCGAAGTAG
- a CDS encoding DoxX family membrane protein — MSVDTRTPRPGFDDQPPLSMLKVDCDPAQVIVNHASFRVKLASPQRLSSVRGAVDPARIPAMSGAGGGRPARRRAPVVWSGRSEPGDPGATGLLQAVRNSALVPAAGALRGHSRAPGALDVSGRGYETGSTQVIPQVGPQGGPRPNPLAAPDDESTQPTPVVGAQGTGPDGPRTTGTPLLPPMRKAVGAYDDLPAHERYDDELDDVEIGEDDRPRAQRHGNDSVRHAYYPGRRMNLGVVLLPLRIFLGFISIYAGMGKLCDPVYFDGGERGSMVKWLTSLHPWALAEPLREFALSHPVGAGLSVAFLQIVVGVLTVFGLWQRLAASFGALLSAALLLTVSWRTVPVYDAPDIIYLAAWSPLIIAGAPVYSVDGRLAGEAWRTLGPRSEIWDLRRRVLRRGAIVASVVIGLTLLIGSVLGGAVRSSDMVTVPGPGVDPVNQLPGMPLPQRPGSSGSASGSPASGGPTGGTRSEPSATRSGSPSTQQSAPGGTSSPETGGASTGASTGASTGQTQQQPSQTQGTVQQPPQTAEQAPPPAGGSQGPSSTGGGGGSTGGGGAGDTGGGGAGSGAVDNGGSATGGSSSGGGGNRNPIGGLLG, encoded by the coding sequence ATGAGTGTGGACACCAGAACGCCCCGGCCCGGGTTCGACGATCAGCCCCCGCTGAGCATGCTCAAGGTGGACTGCGATCCCGCGCAGGTCATCGTGAACCACGCCAGCTTCCGGGTGAAGCTCGCATCGCCCCAGCGCCTCAGCTCCGTACGCGGCGCGGTGGACCCCGCACGCATCCCCGCCATGAGCGGCGCCGGCGGCGGCAGGCCCGCGCGCCGCCGGGCGCCCGTCGTCTGGAGCGGCAGGTCCGAGCCGGGGGACCCCGGAGCGACCGGGCTCCTCCAGGCCGTACGGAACTCCGCCCTGGTACCGGCCGCCGGCGCGCTGCGCGGCCACTCCAGAGCGCCTGGCGCACTCGACGTATCCGGAAGGGGATACGAAACCGGCTCCACCCAGGTCATTCCCCAGGTCGGCCCGCAGGGCGGCCCCCGGCCCAACCCGCTGGCCGCCCCCGACGACGAGAGCACCCAGCCGACGCCCGTCGTCGGCGCGCAGGGCACGGGCCCCGACGGCCCGCGCACCACGGGCACCCCGCTGCTGCCGCCGATGCGCAAGGCCGTCGGCGCGTACGACGACCTGCCCGCGCACGAGCGGTACGACGACGAACTCGACGACGTCGAGATCGGCGAGGACGACCGGCCCCGGGCGCAGCGGCACGGCAACGACTCCGTGCGGCACGCCTACTACCCCGGCCGCCGGATGAACCTCGGCGTGGTGCTGCTGCCGCTCCGGATCTTCCTCGGCTTCATCTCGATCTACGCCGGCATGGGCAAGCTCTGCGACCCCGTCTACTTCGACGGTGGCGAGCGCGGCTCCATGGTCAAGTGGCTGACCTCGCTGCACCCTTGGGCGCTGGCGGAGCCGCTCAGGGAGTTCGCGCTCTCGCACCCGGTGGGCGCGGGGCTCAGCGTCGCGTTCCTCCAGATCGTCGTCGGCGTGCTGACCGTCTTCGGGCTCTGGCAGCGGCTCGCGGCCTCGTTCGGCGCGCTGCTGTCGGCGGCGCTGCTGCTCACCGTGAGCTGGCGGACCGTTCCGGTGTACGACGCGCCGGACATCATCTACCTCGCCGCCTGGTCCCCGCTGATCATCGCGGGCGCCCCCGTCTACTCGGTGGACGGCCGGCTCGCGGGCGAGGCGTGGCGCACGCTCGGACCGCGCTCCGAGATCTGGGACCTGCGGCGGCGGGTGCTGCGGCGCGGCGCGATCGTCGCGTCGGTCGTCATCGGGCTCACGCTGCTGATCGGCTCGGTCCTGGGCGGCGCCGTACGCTCCTCGGACATGGTGACGGTGCCGGGTCCGGGCGTCGACCCGGTCAACCAGCTGCCCGGTATGCCGCTGCCCCAGCGGCCCGGCAGCAGCGGCAGCGCCTCCGGCTCGCCCGCGAGCGGCGGCCCCACCGGGGGCACCCGCTCCGAGCCGTCAGCGACCCGCTCGGGCAGCCCTTCGACGCAGCAGTCGGCGCCGGGCGGCACGTCGTCCCCCGAGACCGGCGGCGCGAGCACGGGCGCCAGTACGGGCGCGAGCACGGGCCAGACGCAGCAGCAGCCCAGCCAGACGCAGGGCACGGTCCAGCAGCCCCCGCAGACGGCCGAGCAGGCCCCGCCGCCGGCCGGCGGCAGCCAGGGCCCGTCCTCGACGGGCGGCGGCGGTGGCAGCACGGGCGGCGGCGGTGCGGGCGACACCGGTGGCGGCGGCGCGGGCAGCGGCGCCGTCGACAACGGGGGCTCAGCGACCGGCGGTTCGTCCTCGGGCGGCGGCGGCAACCGGAACCCGATCGGCGGCCTGCTGGGCTGA
- a CDS encoding ABC transporter ATP-binding protein, whose amino-acid sequence MKLTVDRLHITLDRTPILHDVSLAARKGDIVGLIGPNGSGKSTLLRAVYRSLRPADGVVRVGDDDVWTLSARTAARRTAAVLQDATGNTTGLSVAEIVTLGRTPHHGLLGRDGTDDRRAVDDAIDRCGVRPLAERDYASLSGGERQRVLLARALAQQPQLLVLDELTNHLDIRARFELLGLIRATGITTLAVLHDLDLAARLCDHLVVLNEGTVVTAGPVLDVLTPDTLRDVFGVRASTERHADGVIRITYAAQPLDLHGATEAADR is encoded by the coding sequence ATGAAACTGACCGTGGACCGGCTCCACATCACCCTGGACCGCACACCGATCCTGCACGACGTGAGCCTGGCGGCCCGCAAAGGCGACATCGTCGGGCTCATCGGCCCCAACGGCAGCGGAAAATCAACCCTGCTGCGCGCCGTCTACCGCTCACTGCGCCCGGCCGACGGAGTCGTCCGCGTCGGCGACGACGACGTATGGACGCTCTCCGCCCGTACCGCCGCCCGCCGCACCGCCGCCGTACTCCAAGACGCCACCGGCAACACCACCGGCCTGTCCGTCGCCGAGATCGTCACACTGGGCCGCACACCACACCACGGCCTCCTCGGCCGCGACGGCACCGACGACCGCCGGGCCGTCGACGACGCGATCGACCGCTGCGGCGTACGCCCCCTGGCCGAACGGGACTACGCCTCCCTCTCCGGCGGCGAACGCCAACGCGTCCTCCTCGCCCGCGCACTCGCGCAACAGCCCCAGCTCCTCGTCCTCGACGAACTCACCAACCACCTGGACATCCGCGCCCGCTTCGAACTCCTGGGCCTGATCCGCGCCACCGGCATCACCACCCTCGCCGTCCTGCACGACCTCGACCTGGCCGCCCGCCTCTGCGACCACCTCGTCGTCCTCAACGAAGGCACCGTCGTCACGGCAGGACCGGTCCTCGACGTCCTCACCCCCGACACCCTGCGCGACGTCTTCGGCGTGCGAGCCAGTACGGAGCGCCACGCCGACGGCGTCATACGCATCACCTACGCCGCCCAGCCCCTCGACCTCCACGGAGCAACCGAGGCCGCCGATCGCTGA
- a CDS encoding ABC transporter substrate-binding protein produces MPKKRPLAIVLAGALCLVTAGCAESSTETASSKASASTSTSESGYPVTIENCGQTETFTKAPSRVVVMNGASVGEVSTLLALGLGDRIVSNQQSYGMSEVPGRAKAIKALPTGDVTPNDAFDIPREAMFGLRPDLVLSTTSYGFEAKNGFATREQLKGVKANSFVSPQGCDQENSGMTIADSYTFLRDMGKVFNVSDRAEKLIADSEKSIAAVSAKVKGEKKPKVMLLFANMAMGGNEFSSVVAKGIYNDIIDKAGGVNAFENASKTSFADLSKEEVAATDVDVLVVISYNADDPTAYAKQLLKEFPQWPAAKNNTYTVLSDSIYLGPSNDLAVDRIARMLHPDAF; encoded by the coding sequence ATGCCGAAGAAACGGCCCCTCGCCATAGTCCTGGCCGGAGCACTGTGTCTGGTCACGGCGGGATGCGCCGAGTCCTCGACGGAAACGGCGAGCAGCAAGGCATCCGCGTCCACATCAACGTCCGAGTCCGGCTACCCGGTGACCATCGAGAACTGCGGGCAGACCGAGACCTTCACCAAGGCCCCCAGCAGAGTCGTCGTCATGAACGGCGCCTCCGTCGGGGAGGTCTCCACCCTGCTCGCGCTCGGCCTCGGCGACCGCATCGTCTCCAACCAGCAGTCCTACGGCATGTCCGAGGTACCGGGGCGTGCCAAGGCCATCAAGGCCCTGCCGACCGGTGACGTCACACCCAACGACGCCTTCGACATCCCCCGTGAGGCGATGTTCGGCCTGCGTCCGGACCTCGTCCTGTCCACCACCTCGTACGGGTTCGAGGCGAAGAACGGCTTCGCCACCCGCGAGCAGCTCAAGGGTGTGAAGGCGAACAGCTTCGTCTCCCCGCAGGGCTGCGACCAGGAAAACTCCGGGATGACCATCGCCGACAGCTACACCTTCCTGCGTGACATGGGCAAGGTCTTCAACGTGAGCGACCGCGCCGAGAAGCTGATCGCCGACTCCGAGAAGTCGATCGCGGCGGTATCCGCGAAGGTGAAGGGCGAGAAGAAGCCCAAGGTCATGTTGCTCTTCGCCAACATGGCCATGGGAGGCAACGAATTCAGCTCGGTCGTCGCCAAGGGCATCTACAACGACATCATCGACAAGGCCGGCGGCGTCAACGCCTTCGAGAACGCCTCCAAGACGTCCTTCGCCGACCTGAGCAAGGAGGAAGTGGCGGCCACCGACGTCGACGTCCTCGTCGTCATCAGCTACAACGCGGACGACCCGACGGCGTACGCCAAGCAACTGCTCAAGGAGTTCCCCCAGTGGCCGGCCGCCAAGAACAACACGTACACAGTGCTGTCCGACTCGATCTACCTGGGCCCCAGCAACGACCTGGCCGTCGACAGGATCGCCAGGATGCTGCACCCCGACGCGTTCTGA
- a CDS encoding nucleotidyltransferase family protein: MHTFPTQAVVLAGGQGSRLRPYTDDRPKPMVEIPGTGTPIIGHQLAWLAAEGVTDAVVSCGHLAEVLQKWLESADLPLRVTTVVESEPLGRGGGLKHAATALPDPEQPWYATNGDIWTRFSLREMAAFHFERDATATLALARPRIPWGAVETDEFGHVLDFIESPPSPYLINAGVYVFSPDFVGLLPDRGDHERTTFPRLARERRLAGFPLPHGAYWRAIDTAKDLTEAAKELSGGGAR; the protein is encoded by the coding sequence ATGCATACGTTTCCGACACAGGCCGTGGTCCTCGCGGGTGGCCAGGGGTCGCGGCTGCGCCCGTACACCGATGACCGTCCCAAGCCGATGGTCGAGATTCCCGGCACGGGAACCCCGATCATCGGCCATCAGCTCGCCTGGCTCGCCGCCGAGGGCGTGACGGACGCCGTCGTCTCGTGCGGCCATCTCGCCGAAGTCCTCCAGAAGTGGCTGGAGTCGGCGGATCTTCCGCTGCGCGTCACCACCGTGGTGGAGTCCGAGCCACTGGGACGCGGCGGGGGCCTCAAGCACGCCGCCACCGCGCTGCCGGATCCCGAACAGCCCTGGTACGCCACGAACGGCGACATCTGGACGCGCTTCTCGCTGCGCGAGATGGCCGCCTTCCACTTCGAGCGCGACGCCACCGCGACGCTCGCCCTCGCCCGGCCGCGCATTCCGTGGGGGGCGGTCGAGACGGACGAGTTCGGCCATGTCCTCGACTTCATCGAGTCGCCCCCCTCGCCATATCTGATCAACGCCGGGGTGTACGTGTTCTCCCCCGACTTCGTGGGGCTGCTGCCGGACCGGGGCGACCATGAGCGGACCACTTTCCCCCGGCTGGCGCGTGAGCGCCGCCTGGCGGGCTTCCCGCTGCCGCACGGGGCGTACTGGCGGGCCATCGACACCGCGAAGGACCTCACGGAGGCGGCCAAGGAGCTGTCCGGCGGCGGAGCGCGCTGA
- a CDS encoding ABC transporter ATP-binding protein, producing MATVSFDKATRVYPGSTKPAVDQLELDVADGEFLVLVGPSGCGKSTSLRMLAGLEDVNGGAIRIGERDVTHLPPKDRDIAMVFQNYALYPHMTVADNMGFALKIAGVNKADIRKKVEEAGKILDLTEYLDRKPKALSGGQRQRVAMGRAIVREPQVFLMDEPLSNLDAKLRVSTRTQIASLQRRLGITTVYVTHDQVEAMTMGDRVAVLKDGLLQQVDSPRNMYDRPKNLFVAGFIGSPAMNLVEVPITDGGVKFGNSVVPVSREALAAAAEKGDKTVTVGVRPEHFDLVEEGGTAGALSKDAPAGLAVTVNVVEELGADGYVYGTAELDKEQKEIVVRVNGRAVPDKGSKLHVVPRAGETHVFSTSTGERLTD from the coding sequence ATGGCAACTGTCTCGTTCGACAAGGCAACCCGCGTCTACCCGGGTTCCACGAAGCCCGCTGTCGACCAGCTTGAGCTCGATGTCGCGGACGGTGAGTTCCTCGTCCTCGTCGGCCCCTCCGGCTGTGGAAAGTCGACCTCCCTGCGCATGCTCGCGGGGCTCGAGGACGTCAATGGTGGCGCCATCCGTATCGGTGAGCGGGATGTCACGCACCTGCCGCCGAAGGACCGCGACATCGCGATGGTGTTCCAGAACTACGCGCTGTACCCGCACATGACCGTCGCCGACAACATGGGCTTCGCGCTCAAGATCGCCGGTGTGAACAAGGCGGACATCCGCAAGAAGGTCGAGGAGGCCGGGAAGATCCTCGACCTCACCGAGTATCTGGACCGCAAGCCGAAGGCCCTCTCCGGTGGTCAGCGGCAGCGTGTCGCGATGGGACGCGCCATCGTGCGTGAGCCGCAGGTGTTCCTCATGGACGAGCCGCTGTCGAACCTCGACGCCAAGCTCCGTGTGTCCACCCGTACGCAGATCGCCTCGCTCCAGCGCCGGCTGGGCATCACGACGGTGTACGTGACCCACGACCAGGTCGAGGCCATGACCATGGGCGACCGGGTGGCGGTCCTCAAGGACGGGCTCCTCCAGCAGGTCGACTCCCCGCGCAACATGTACGACCGCCCGAAGAACCTCTTCGTCGCCGGATTCATCGGCTCCCCGGCCATGAACCTGGTCGAGGTGCCGATCACGGACGGCGGTGTGAAGTTCGGCAACAGCGTCGTGCCGGTCTCCCGTGAGGCGCTCGCCGCCGCCGCGGAGAAGGGCGACAAGACCGTGACGGTCGGCGTCCGCCCCGAGCACTTCGACCTCGTGGAGGAGGGCGGCACCGCCGGTGCGCTCTCCAAGGACGCGCCGGCCGGCCTCGCCGTGACCGTGAACGTCGTCGAGGAGCTGGGTGCCGACGGTTACGTCTACGGCACCGCCGAGCTGGACAAGGAGCAGAAGGAGATCGTGGTCCGCGTCAACGGCCGCGCCGTTCCCGACAAGGGCTCCAAGCTGCACGTCGTGCCGCGCGCGGGCGAGACGCACGTCTTCTCGACCTCGACCGGCGAGCGCCTCACCGACTGA
- a CDS encoding FecCD family ABC transporter permease: MMVAVSIGAVTIPLGDVWRIVLHHVSGRGATGDPVLDQIVWSFRAPRVVLAALVGAGLAVSGAVLQALVSNPLADPTVLGFSSGASLGAVVVIVLAGGATLGGLGVSAAAFVGALAAGLLVFALGRRGGRMAPTRLVLAGVAVGYVFLSATSFLQLQATPTELRTVMFWMLGSVAGAQWSQLPTVTAVVIATTVLLALFGRRLNVLLAGDESATALGVDVNRLRAVLLVLSSLLTGTTIAVAGGIGFVGLMIPHLVRLTIGADHRRLLPLTALLGAVYLVVVDLLSRTLNRPNELPLGILTALLGAPFFIWLLRRNKGLDTA; this comes from the coding sequence ATGATGGTGGCGGTCAGCATCGGCGCAGTCACCATCCCGCTGGGCGACGTGTGGCGGATCGTCCTGCACCACGTGAGCGGTCGCGGGGCGACCGGTGATCCGGTGCTGGACCAGATCGTGTGGAGCTTCCGGGCTCCCCGAGTGGTGCTGGCCGCCCTGGTCGGCGCGGGTCTGGCGGTCTCCGGCGCGGTACTCCAGGCCCTGGTCTCCAACCCACTGGCGGACCCCACCGTCCTGGGCTTCTCCTCCGGCGCCTCCCTCGGCGCCGTCGTGGTCATCGTCCTGGCCGGAGGCGCCACACTCGGCGGCCTCGGAGTGTCGGCGGCGGCCTTCGTGGGCGCCCTCGCGGCCGGGTTGCTGGTCTTCGCCCTGGGGCGGCGGGGCGGACGGATGGCACCCACCCGGCTGGTCCTGGCCGGGGTCGCGGTCGGCTATGTCTTCCTCTCCGCGACGAGCTTCCTGCAACTCCAAGCGACACCCACCGAACTGCGCACGGTCATGTTCTGGATGCTGGGCAGTGTCGCCGGGGCCCAGTGGAGCCAACTGCCCACCGTCACAGCCGTGGTCATCGCCACCACCGTCCTGCTGGCCCTGTTCGGCCGACGGCTCAACGTCCTGCTGGCCGGCGACGAATCCGCCACCGCGCTCGGTGTGGACGTCAACCGACTCCGTGCCGTACTGCTGGTGCTCTCCTCGCTCCTCACCGGAACGACGATCGCCGTCGCCGGCGGCATCGGATTCGTCGGCCTGATGATCCCCCACCTCGTCCGCCTCACCATCGGCGCCGACCACCGCAGACTCCTCCCGCTGACCGCCCTGTTGGGAGCCGTCTACCTCGTCGTCGTCGACCTGCTCTCCCGCACGCTCAACCGTCCCAACGAACTGCCGCTGGGCATCCTCACCGCCCTCCTCGGCGCACCGTTCTTCATCTGGCTGCTGCGCCGCAACAAGGGCCTGGACACCGCATGA